ATCTTTTTGCACAGCATATTCAAAAAAATCCTTTGTTTTGGACTCCTGCCGATGGGTTATACCCCCAGTTATTATTGGAAATTCCTAGTTCTCCTGCTATTCTTTATTACCAAGGAAAAGTAGTAGCAAAAGAAAACAATGGTACTACTCCTTTAATTGGCATTGTAGGTACTCGTAAACCCACCGAACATGGTCGGCGCTGGACTTATAATATTAGTAAGGCTTTAGCCCAAAGGGGTTTTGTGGTGGTTTCAGGGTTAGCTGAGGGTATTGATACTGTTGCCCATCGGGGTTGTTTGGATGGAGGGGGGAGAACTATTGCCGTATTAGGTAATGGATTGGATAGGGTTTATCCCCCGAGTAATCGTGCTTTGATGGCGGAAATTGCCGAAAAAGGCTTAATTTTAACTGAATATGCCTATGGTAGTCGTCCAGAAAGGGGAAACTTTCCTGCCCGTAATCGCATCGTAGCGGGATTGTGTCGGGCGATATTAGTCATGGAAGCCCCTGAAAAATCAGGTGCTTTGATTACGGCACATTATGCCACAGAGTTTAATCGGGATGTTTATACCCTCCCCAATACTCCCGATAATTTTCAGGCAAGGGGTTGTTTAAGATTGATTCATCGAGGCGCGGAGGTAATTGTCACAACGGAGGAGTTGCTTTCTAGTTTGGGGGATATACCTGATTTAGATCAACCACAGCAGTTATCTTTGTTTGAATCTGATTCGGAAAATAATCTATCTCCTGATGTTTCCACCGAGATGATTTCCCCTCAACAATCTCCTAATTTAACTCCTCCTTTAAGTATAGTCTATGGGGCGATCGCCCTTGAACCAACATCATTGGATACCATTGTGACAAAAACACAACTACCCACCGCCCAAGTATCAGGAATATTACTCCAACTAGAACTAGATGGACTCATTACCCAACTACCCGGCATGAAGTACAAAAAACATTGAGGTTGCAGGTTAAATTCCTTTTTGCCTAACATCAGTTAATAACTCAAACTAGAACGGAGATTAAGATTAAAATCTCTTCTGGTGTCAAAAGAAATCACCTCAGCAGAGGAAGGTTGTTGACGGAGGAATAAACCAGCCAAAGCACCTAAACCAGCCCCACCCAAAATTTTCTCGGTGGAGATAACTCTGTTACCAGTAACCCCAGAAATTAGAGTCGCTGCTGCCGCACCAGCCAAAGCACCTTGCCAGATAGAGTCACTATTACCACCCCTTTCAATTACTTCTGTGCGAGTGACCACATTGGACTCAACATTAATGGGCATTTCGGTTCCATTGGGATAAACAATAGTTCTACCCACAAATAAAGAGCCTCGACGATTTCCCGCAGGACGGATTTCACCTCGGATACGACTATTAACAGGAATTACAATATTACCTCTGTTATCCCTGATGTCTCTGTCCACAGTAAGGGTGAGGGGTAAAGTTTCATCCCTTGTCACATAAATTCTTTGAGCGTTTCTATCCTCGGCATAATAGGTAGGAATATTGGTTCCTGCGGGTAATGTTAATGTACCATTTTGAGAAATATTATTATTGCCAGGGAAATTGTTATTATTACCCGGATTATTTACAGGGCCAACACCTTGGCCGGGGAAAGAAGAACCACGAAAATGTCTGGAGTTACGGCTTTGGGCAGCAACAGAACTAATCCCTGTACTAGAAATCATACCAAAACATAAGGCTAAGGCAATGATGGATTTGGGACGAGCAATGCTGATGAGGGTTTTGTTACCTGCCGATTGGTTTGGGGTTGTGGAGGAAGGATTAAACATAATTATAAAATTTTTTGTTATCATCAACTATCTTTTTAGACAGTCAAAGAGATCAAAAAGTTCCAAAAAAATATATTTATTTATTTTTTGCCTCACTTAATTTCAGTCTAATTTGACTATGATATTCTCTGGTGATGGGATAAAAGTAGGCAAGAATTACGCCCATAATCAGTACGACAGCAGGTAAGACGGACACCACCAGACGGATAGCGAGAAGGGCAGAGGAGGGTTGAGTGGGGACTGCTTCT
The sequence above is a segment of the Cyanobacterium stanieri PCC 7202 genome. Coding sequences within it:
- a CDS encoding DNA protecting protein DprA (PFAM: DNA recombination-mediator protein A~TIGRFAM: DNA protecting protein DprA~COGs: COG0758 Rossmann fold nucleotide-binding protein involved in DNA uptake~InterPro IPR003488~KEGG: cyt:cce_3024 DNA processing protein~PFAM: SMF family protein~SPTR: SMF protein;~TIGRFAM: DNA protecting protein DprA), with the translated sequence MINNQEKKYWLAWANIKGLGSTSIKKIYQTFHSLETAWQVSSQQLLRVDGIGKKLSETIHQQRKNIDPDYLFAQHIQKNPLFWTPADGLYPQLLLEIPSSPAILYYQGKVVAKENNGTTPLIGIVGTRKPTEHGRRWTYNISKALAQRGFVVVSGLAEGIDTVAHRGCLDGGGRTIAVLGNGLDRVYPPSNRALMAEIAEKGLILTEYAYGSRPERGNFPARNRIVAGLCRAILVMEAPEKSGALITAHYATEFNRDVYTLPNTPDNFQARGCLRLIHRGAEVIVTTEELLSSLGDIPDLDQPQQLSLFESDSENNLSPDVSTEMISPQQSPNLTPPLSIVYGAIALEPTSLDTIVTKTQLPTAQVSGILLQLELDGLITQLPGMKYKKH
- a CDS encoding hypothetical protein (KEGG: npu:Npun_F4027 S-layer domain-containing protein~SPTR: S-layer domain protein); protein product: MFNPSSTTPNQSAGNKTLISIARPKSIIALALCFGMISSTGISSVAAQSRNSRHFRGSSFPGQGVGPVNNPGNNNNFPGNNNISQNGTLTLPAGTNIPTYYAEDRNAQRIYVTRDETLPLTLTVDRDIRDNRGNIVIPVNSRIRGEIRPAGNRRGSLFVGRTIVYPNGTEMPINVESNVVTRTEVIERGGNSDSIWQGALAGAAAATLISGVTGNRVISTEKILGGAGLGALAGLFLRQQPSSAEVISFDTRRDFNLNLRSSLSY